From Leptospira kirschneri serovar Cynopteri str. 3522 CT, one genomic window encodes:
- a CDS encoding LA_1326/LA_4305 family lipoprotein, with the protein MKHTFKFSFLIFIFWFVQCSWVQERNSFFWPTNRNLIYNSEEVAYFHISPSKVELFETLIAPGPFTHPTQLTPEQWKDLLGNLKYIKKSSLGFFTDYTFSDGELEVIAKDLPYVLKSLPENKILVLISKYDDVQSVISLEERTTALIWGEKDKINLVFGKIKREIVDKSVGLDFALWTDIKAISLAHISDGTEIADNGTVQFQTVRNIPNRKWVIFNSEQLDQYKFKPRKRNEIRKLTDENDRPGG; encoded by the coding sequence ATGAAACATACATTCAAATTTTCCTTTTTAATTTTTATCTTTTGGTTCGTTCAGTGTTCTTGGGTTCAGGAAAGGAATTCTTTTTTTTGGCCAACCAATCGAAATTTAATTTATAACTCCGAGGAGGTAGCTTACTTTCACATTTCACCTTCCAAAGTAGAATTGTTCGAAACCCTAATCGCACCTGGGCCTTTCACCCATCCTACTCAACTCACTCCCGAACAATGGAAAGATCTTTTAGGAAATCTAAAGTATATTAAAAAATCCTCACTTGGTTTTTTTACCGATTACACTTTTTCGGACGGAGAATTAGAAGTCATCGCAAAAGATTTACCCTATGTTTTAAAATCTCTACCGGAAAATAAAATACTCGTATTGATTTCAAAATACGACGACGTTCAATCCGTCATATCCTTAGAAGAAAGAACCACCGCTCTCATTTGGGGAGAAAAAGACAAGATCAACCTAGTCTTTGGTAAAATCAAAAGAGAAATCGTAGATAAATCAGTCGGCTTGGACTTTGCACTTTGGACCGATATAAAAGCAATCAGTCTCGCTCACATATCCGATGGTACTGAGATAGCGGACAACGGAACCGTACAATTTCAAACGGTTCGAAATATTCCGAATCGGAAATGGGTAATTTTTAATTCGGAACAACTGGATCAATATAAGTTTAAACCTAGAAAAAGAAACGAAATCCGTAAACTTACGGATGAAAACGACCGCCCAGGTGGTTGA
- a CDS encoding STAS domain-containing protein has translation MLIRSEIRENHIVLTVLEDILMDNSRDFHSEFEESMKTGNPEIISFFLGKVKFIDSSGIGIIIKVRNQVREKNGIVNIFGLNKSLNSVFRLSGLDKIVNLYTSEEFLSKYPIFQEFIDQNSK, from the coding sequence ATGCTAATCCGAAGCGAGATACGAGAGAATCATATCGTTCTTACGGTTCTTGAAGATATTCTCATGGATAACTCTAGGGATTTTCATTCTGAATTTGAAGAATCTATGAAAACCGGAAATCCCGAAATCATCAGCTTTTTTTTAGGAAAGGTTAAATTCATAGACTCCTCAGGGATTGGTATCATTATTAAAGTAAGAAATCAAGTCCGTGAAAAAAACGGAATCGTTAACATTTTCGGTCTGAATAAGTCCCTAAATTCGGTGTTTCGGTTATCTGGTTTAGATAAAATCGTGAACCTTTATACCAGCGAAGAGTTTCTAAGTAAGTATCCTATTTTTCAAGAGTTTATAGATCAAAATTCCAAATGA
- the ileS gene encoding isoleucine--tRNA ligase, which translates to MSETQKENPYSSTVLLPKTEFPMKADLAKREPAQIQSWKSGQIFRKMKEQRKGKKEFVLHDGPPYANGNFHLGHSLNKIVKDIIVKSKSLAGFYADMIPGWDCHGLPIEVQVLKNLGKKARETGPEELRRLCRNYAEEFVGKQGEDLSRFLCFWEEDRIYKTMSPDFEAKIVEVFGELFQKGYVYRGKKPVYWSIDLATAHAEAEIEYYPHVSPSIYVKFPIVGEQKKFCLIWTTTPWTLPANLGICFNRKIEYSFFKTESGEELILADGLAESVTSATGVSLNKVKSISSDELSVLKFQHPFMDRISISLFGDHVTLDAGTGCVHTAPGHGQDDYKVGLAAGLEPFSPVDDYGRYTDEFPLMQGKKVFDANPEIIQLLKDKGLLLHHSEFEHSYPHSWRSKKPLIFRATPQWFFKIDFNELREKSLSAIDGVQWIPSWGITRIRSMVETRPDWCLSRQRNWGVPIPAFTCESCGQTHINDVSIQFFTKMVREKGIEIWYSEKAADLLPPGTKCGKCGSGSFKKGNDILDVWFDSGVSSFAVLGERKNEPPADLYFEGSDQHRGWFQSSLWPSMALRGIPPYKTVLTHGYVLDEKGHPMSKSLGNGIDPTTDVIQIYGADILRLWISSLDFRDDIKVGKESLKIVSEQYRKIRNTFRYLLGNLDGHTSEQNLPFEELEELDRFYLSKLSQFVEDAVASYEVYQFHQIYQKLILFCTVTLSQDYFDMIRDRMYCDDRNSKTRRSSATALQYILETLCIITAPILSFTAEEVWASNGKKDSVFLQNFPDLKFWKNQNLEDKFESVLQAREVVQKALEIARQENKLGKSLEAGLEIVSKNGTNLTRILPKETLEILFVVSQVHEKNPGLDVLSFYENEKFSVKVLKPVQVECPRCWRHTEELSKEGDLCGRCKSVIG; encoded by the coding sequence ATGAGCGAAACCCAAAAAGAAAATCCTTATTCTTCCACAGTTCTTCTTCCAAAAACCGAATTTCCAATGAAAGCAGATCTGGCCAAAAGAGAACCGGCTCAAATACAATCTTGGAAGTCGGGACAAATCTTCCGTAAAATGAAAGAGCAAAGAAAGGGGAAAAAAGAATTTGTTCTTCACGATGGTCCACCGTATGCGAACGGAAATTTTCACCTTGGACACTCACTCAATAAGATCGTGAAAGACATTATCGTTAAATCCAAATCGTTAGCTGGTTTTTATGCAGACATGATTCCTGGTTGGGACTGTCACGGTCTTCCGATCGAGGTTCAGGTTTTAAAAAATTTAGGTAAGAAGGCGCGTGAAACCGGACCCGAAGAATTGAGACGACTTTGTAGGAATTATGCGGAAGAATTTGTAGGAAAACAAGGAGAGGATCTAAGTCGATTTTTATGTTTTTGGGAAGAAGATAGAATTTATAAAACGATGTCCCCCGATTTTGAGGCGAAAATCGTAGAGGTATTTGGAGAACTTTTTCAGAAAGGTTACGTCTATCGAGGTAAAAAACCTGTCTATTGGTCGATCGATTTAGCTACCGCTCACGCGGAGGCGGAAATAGAATATTATCCTCACGTTTCTCCCTCTATCTACGTAAAATTTCCGATTGTAGGGGAACAAAAAAAATTCTGTCTGATCTGGACCACAACTCCTTGGACACTTCCTGCAAATCTTGGAATTTGCTTTAACAGAAAAATTGAATATTCTTTTTTTAAAACGGAGTCCGGAGAGGAACTCATTCTTGCGGATGGTCTTGCGGAAAGTGTAACCTCCGCAACCGGAGTTTCGCTTAACAAGGTAAAGTCGATTTCTTCGGATGAACTTTCCGTTCTTAAATTTCAACATCCTTTTATGGATCGTATTTCCATCTCTTTATTTGGAGATCACGTAACTCTGGACGCTGGAACTGGTTGTGTTCATACTGCTCCAGGACATGGTCAAGATGACTACAAAGTAGGTTTGGCTGCTGGACTGGAGCCGTTTTCTCCTGTGGACGATTACGGAAGATATACAGACGAATTTCCTTTGATGCAGGGAAAAAAAGTTTTCGATGCAAATCCGGAGATCATTCAACTTTTAAAAGACAAGGGTTTACTTCTACATCATAGCGAGTTTGAACATTCTTATCCTCATAGTTGGAGAAGTAAAAAACCTCTGATCTTCCGTGCTACCCCTCAATGGTTTTTCAAAATAGATTTTAACGAGTTGCGCGAAAAATCACTATCTGCGATAGACGGCGTTCAATGGATTCCTTCTTGGGGAATCACTCGGATTCGTTCTATGGTGGAAACAAGACCCGATTGGTGTTTGTCTCGTCAAAGAAATTGGGGAGTTCCGATTCCGGCGTTCACTTGTGAATCTTGTGGGCAGACTCATATCAATGATGTCTCGATCCAATTCTTTACAAAGATGGTGCGAGAAAAAGGAATCGAAATCTGGTATTCCGAAAAGGCAGCGGATCTTCTTCCTCCTGGAACCAAATGCGGAAAATGTGGAAGTGGTTCCTTTAAAAAAGGAAACGATATTTTAGACGTTTGGTTCGATTCGGGTGTTTCCAGCTTTGCGGTGTTAGGTGAACGTAAAAACGAACCTCCCGCGGATCTATATTTCGAAGGTTCGGATCAACATAGGGGTTGGTTTCAGTCTTCCCTTTGGCCTTCTATGGCTCTTAGAGGAATTCCTCCGTATAAGACAGTTTTGACTCACGGTTACGTTTTGGACGAAAAAGGTCATCCCATGTCTAAGTCTCTCGGAAACGGAATCGATCCTACTACGGACGTCATTCAAATTTATGGAGCAGATATTCTTCGTTTGTGGATCAGTTCCTTAGATTTCAGAGACGATATTAAAGTAGGTAAAGAATCTTTAAAAATCGTCTCCGAGCAGTATCGTAAGATTCGAAATACGTTTCGTTATCTTTTGGGAAATTTGGACGGTCATACTTCAGAACAAAATCTTCCTTTTGAAGAATTGGAAGAATTGGATCGATTTTATCTTTCTAAACTATCTCAATTTGTGGAAGACGCGGTTGCGAGTTACGAAGTTTATCAATTTCATCAGATTTATCAGAAGTTGATTTTATTTTGTACGGTAACTTTATCCCAGGATTATTTTGATATGATCCGAGATAGAATGTACTGCGACGATAGAAATTCCAAAACTAGAAGATCTTCTGCAACGGCACTTCAGTATATTCTAGAAACCTTATGTATTATTACGGCGCCGATTCTCAGTTTTACCGCCGAAGAAGTATGGGCTTCCAATGGAAAAAAAGATTCCGTATTTTTACAGAATTTTCCCGATTTAAAATTTTGGAAGAATCAGAACTTAGAAGATAAGTTCGAATCTGTGTTACAAGCGAGAGAAGTTGTTCAGAAAGCTCTAGAAATTGCAAGACAAGAAAATAAGTTGGGTAAGTCTCTTGAAGCCGGTTTGGAAATCGTTTCTAAGAACGGAACGAACTTAACTAGAATCTTGCCAAAAGAAACATTAGAAATTCTTTTTGTAGTTTCTCAAGTTCACGAGAAAAACCCTGGTTTGGATGTTTTATCCTTTTATGAAAACGAAAAATTTTCCGTAAAAGTTTTAAAGCCGGTTCAAGTAGAATGTCCCCGTTGTTGGAGACACACGGAGGAACTTTCTAAAGAAGGGGATCTCTGCGGTCGTTGTAAGTCTGTTATAGGTTAA
- a CDS encoding leucine-rich repeat domain-containing protein, with amino-acid sequence MNFLFLKKIFRIYFFFWISIFGIDCKKNAVEILEEAKRKSESVQILDLGMQKLTSIPEGICSFPNLTQLDLRLNSLNSLPDWIGTCKNLEQINLFGNDLATIPSSFSKLKNLKVLLVGNNDFAFLPSELLFLPLIKILYLDQNKLTLTETDVEILASLSSLEELDLNLNSGIKTLPSNYNKLKNLNRLKRLNIKKTSLKGEDADKLQAILPNTKIDY; translated from the coding sequence ATGAATTTCCTATTTTTAAAAAAAATCTTTAGGATCTATTTCTTTTTTTGGATTTCGATTTTTGGGATCGATTGTAAAAAAAATGCGGTAGAAATTCTAGAAGAAGCAAAAAGAAAATCGGAATCGGTTCAAATTTTAGATTTAGGAATGCAAAAGTTAACTTCGATTCCAGAAGGAATTTGCTCCTTCCCGAATTTGACTCAGCTGGATTTACGTTTGAACAGTTTGAATTCTCTTCCCGATTGGATCGGAACCTGTAAAAATCTGGAACAAATCAATCTTTTCGGAAACGATTTGGCTACGATTCCATCTTCTTTTTCTAAATTAAAGAATTTGAAAGTGTTGCTTGTGGGAAATAACGATTTTGCTTTTCTGCCTTCGGAACTTTTGTTTCTACCTTTGATCAAAATCTTATATTTGGATCAGAATAAACTTACGTTGACCGAAACGGATGTCGAAATTTTGGCTTCTCTTTCTAGTTTGGAGGAATTGGATCTAAATTTGAACTCCGGGATCAAAACGCTTCCTTCCAACTATAACAAGCTGAAAAATCTGAATCGTTTAAAAAGATTGAATATTAAAAAAACTTCATTAAAGGGAGAGGATGCCGACAAACTACAGGCGATTCTCCCAAATACAAAGATAGACTATTGA
- a CDS encoding ankyrin repeat domain-containing protein, whose translation MTSKIHNIPYFFLMVPFFLLADPILDNEFLRSVQEGDPKKTQLLIQAGASVDATDSRGKTALMLADHRPEVAEVLIRAGANVNAQDKDGNSVLMESLSGLLDVKVLDIDDLAVPKRLIESGAKLEYISKISENKTVSVSILNVAIRRGNLVLVQFLVDNHADVNFDKGNPEEFPLFLACGAGSSTANFAIVEFLLKNNAKPDYTSRLHEKNQDGKQVQVGVDNALHFLSEESNIDPRIPELLIKSGTNLNHRNAEGITPLLKSILKKRISLSEKLLELGADPNIADIQGRTPLEEVRKQKLTDLESLILKKIGINEKISQ comes from the coding sequence ATGACTTCCAAAATTCATAACATTCCCTACTTTTTTTTAATGGTTCCGTTTTTTCTATTGGCTGATCCAATTTTGGATAACGAATTTCTAAGATCCGTTCAAGAAGGAGATCCTAAAAAAACACAACTTTTAATCCAAGCGGGAGCATCCGTAGACGCAACCGATTCCAGAGGAAAAACGGCTCTGATGCTTGCAGATCACAGACCGGAAGTCGCCGAGGTTCTCATACGCGCCGGAGCAAACGTAAACGCACAGGATAAGGATGGAAATTCCGTATTAATGGAAAGTTTATCCGGGCTTTTGGACGTAAAAGTATTAGATATAGACGATCTCGCCGTTCCCAAACGATTGATCGAATCCGGGGCCAAGTTGGAATACATTTCTAAAATTAGCGAGAACAAGACAGTTTCCGTATCAATTCTAAATGTGGCCATTCGTCGTGGGAATTTAGTATTGGTACAGTTTTTAGTGGATAATCACGCGGACGTAAACTTTGACAAAGGAAATCCGGAAGAATTCCCGCTCTTTCTTGCATGTGGAGCCGGTTCTTCTACTGCTAATTTTGCAATCGTAGAATTTCTTCTGAAAAACAACGCGAAACCAGATTACACAAGTCGTCTTCATGAAAAAAATCAAGACGGTAAACAAGTCCAAGTGGGAGTAGACAACGCTCTTCATTTTCTCTCAGAAGAATCCAATATAGACCCAAGAATTCCGGAACTTCTGATAAAAAGTGGAACAAATTTAAATCATAGAAATGCGGAAGGGATCACTCCTTTATTAAAGTCCATACTAAAAAAGAGAATCTCCCTATCCGAAAAATTACTCGAACTCGGAGCCGATCCGAACATTGCGGACATACAAGGAAGAACTCCATTGGAAGAAGTAAGAAAACAAAAATTGACGGACTTAGAAAGTTTGATTCTGAAAAAAATTGGAATAAACGAGAAAATTTCTCAATAA
- the glnA gene encoding type I glutamate--ammonia ligase: MSRTPSEVIAYAKANNVLFYDFRFTDIKGAWHHVSYHAGSINEDSFKGLPFDGSSIPAWQPIDRSDMQLIPDTSAIFLDPFTADSTLVVFCDVFDIYKGALYEKCPRSIAKKALKYLESSGLADTAYFGPENEFFIFDNIKVRDAINVQYYEIDSSEGIWNSHTDFPGSTNTGHRPGTKGGYFPVAPVDSQVDLRADIVKTLHQIGMETFVVHHEVAQGQGEIGVKFGTLIEAADNVQKLKYVVKMVAHKYGKTATFMPKPLYGDNGNGMHCHQSIWKNGVNLFAGKGYQNLSDTAMHYIGGVLSHAKSCAAFTNASTNSYKRLLPGFEAPSILAYSAQNRSASCRIPFVNGDKARRVEFRFPDSSANPYLAFAAMLMAGIDGVQKKIDPGPPREEDLFELSLDEIREKGIQQMPHTLRESVEHMLLDKEFLKKGDVFTEEFIQTYKAYKFETEIWPWEGRPHPFEFLTTYSC, from the coding sequence ATGTCCAGAACACCTAGTGAAGTTATTGCCTATGCAAAGGCGAATAACGTTCTATTCTATGATTTCCGTTTTACGGATATCAAAGGAGCTTGGCACCACGTATCATATCACGCCGGTTCCATTAACGAAGATTCTTTCAAAGGCTTACCGTTTGACGGAAGTTCCATTCCAGCTTGGCAACCGATCGATAGATCCGATATGCAATTGATTCCGGATACAAGTGCGATCTTTTTAGATCCTTTTACTGCCGATTCTACACTTGTAGTTTTCTGTGACGTATTCGATATTTATAAAGGTGCACTTTACGAAAAATGTCCTAGATCTATCGCAAAAAAAGCCCTCAAATATCTTGAATCTTCTGGTCTTGCAGATACCGCTTATTTCGGACCTGAAAATGAATTTTTTATCTTTGATAATATCAAAGTAAGAGACGCGATCAACGTTCAATATTATGAGATCGATTCTTCTGAAGGGATTTGGAATTCTCATACTGATTTTCCTGGTTCTACAAATACCGGTCACCGCCCTGGTACTAAGGGAGGCTATTTTCCGGTAGCTCCAGTTGATTCCCAAGTGGATTTGAGAGCGGACATTGTGAAAACTCTTCACCAGATCGGCATGGAAACTTTCGTAGTTCACCACGAAGTCGCTCAAGGTCAGGGTGAAATTGGTGTCAAGTTTGGCACTTTGATTGAAGCGGCGGATAACGTTCAAAAGTTAAAATACGTCGTAAAGATGGTCGCTCATAAATACGGTAAAACGGCTACTTTTATGCCAAAGCCTCTTTATGGAGACAATGGTAACGGTATGCACTGTCACCAATCCATTTGGAAAAACGGTGTGAATCTTTTTGCAGGTAAAGGTTATCAAAATTTAAGCGATACTGCTATGCATTATATCGGTGGGGTTCTTTCTCACGCTAAGTCTTGCGCTGCGTTTACAAATGCTTCTACAAATTCTTATAAGAGACTTCTTCCTGGTTTTGAAGCACCTTCTATTTTAGCCTATTCGGCTCAGAACCGTTCTGCTTCTTGTAGAATTCCTTTCGTAAACGGAGACAAGGCGAGAAGAGTTGAATTCCGTTTTCCTGATTCTTCCGCCAATCCTTATCTTGCTTTTGCGGCGATGCTTATGGCGGGTATAGACGGGGTTCAAAAGAAAATCGATCCGGGACCTCCTCGTGAGGAAGATCTTTTTGAACTTTCTCTGGATGAAATCCGTGAAAAAGGAATTCAGCAAATGCCTCATACTCTTAGAGAGTCTGTGGAACATATGCTTCTTGATAAAGAGTTTCTGAAAAAAGGTGACGTGTTTACGGAAGAGTTCATTCAGACTTATAAAGCGTATAAGTTTGAAACGGAAATTTGGCCTTGGGAAGGTAGACCTCATCCGTTCGAATTTTTGACTACTTATTCCTGCTGA
- a CDS encoding protein-disulfide reductase DsbD family protein, translating into MVFSFVLSKILIYKNFLIRFLILNISVFGCIFPISAEAVSESLRKTVVEGISGEGPTTGWILVMGGILASLLPCVYPLYPITVGIVRARGEGSPKILHPAIYYLGLVATYSCFGLIAGFSGGAFNVILRYPIVNLGLSILIFLLALGSLDLIHLPFFRSKEVKTGQGCGGTFLLGMGAGLLSSPCVGPVVVAILLQITAGVGIISIGSVFLASFKMFLFGIGLGFPFLMIGVFGLSLPKSGKWMRWVQWILGIFVLYFSYTYFQKSLSGWGIPDSSIPLAAFGILFLLFCLYFLLPNEWNRYVKMKKTLFLGGVVLSAVGLVVLLTYSLGRVNSTSVIEMETKGNLSWHRIPSKAYAEGTETGKKVFIDFYADWCTNCKTFEELTQNDSALNDALQGAVLLKIKDQDPIFEMYANDSRFEELKIGLPFFVILDADGNLLYKNTDYQDTSTMIQILKQL; encoded by the coding sequence TTGGTCTTTTCATTCGTGTTGTCTAAAATTTTAATATATAAGAATTTTCTAATCCGTTTTTTGATTTTAAACATCAGTGTATTTGGATGTATTTTTCCTATTTCTGCAGAGGCCGTTTCCGAGTCTCTGAGAAAAACGGTTGTAGAAGGTATTTCCGGCGAAGGCCCAACAACCGGATGGATTCTGGTGATGGGTGGAATTTTGGCAAGCCTATTGCCTTGTGTTTATCCTTTGTATCCGATTACAGTGGGAATCGTAAGAGCCAGAGGAGAGGGTTCTCCAAAAATTCTTCACCCTGCGATTTATTATCTTGGTTTGGTTGCAACTTATTCTTGTTTCGGGTTGATTGCAGGTTTTAGTGGAGGAGCGTTTAACGTTATTCTACGTTATCCTATCGTGAATCTAGGGCTTTCCATTTTGATTTTTTTATTGGCACTGGGATCATTGGATCTGATTCATCTTCCTTTTTTTAGATCTAAAGAAGTAAAGACGGGACAAGGTTGTGGTGGAACATTTTTACTAGGGATGGGAGCGGGACTTCTTTCTTCTCCTTGTGTGGGACCGGTTGTGGTAGCGATTCTTTTGCAGATCACCGCGGGGGTTGGTATAATATCGATCGGTTCCGTGTTTCTTGCTTCTTTTAAGATGTTTTTGTTTGGAATCGGCTTAGGTTTTCCTTTTTTAATGATAGGCGTTTTTGGTTTGAGTCTGCCAAAATCAGGAAAATGGATGCGTTGGGTTCAATGGATTTTAGGAATATTCGTATTATACTTTTCTTATACGTATTTTCAAAAATCTCTTTCTGGTTGGGGAATTCCGGATTCTTCCATTCCTTTGGCTGCGTTTGGAATTTTGTTTTTACTTTTTTGTCTCTATTTTCTTCTTCCAAATGAGTGGAATCGTTATGTGAAAATGAAGAAAACTCTCTTTTTAGGAGGGGTCGTATTGTCCGCTGTAGGACTTGTAGTTTTACTGACATATAGTCTGGGAAGAGTTAATTCCACTTCCGTGATAGAAATGGAAACGAAAGGAAATCTTTCTTGGCATCGAATTCCTTCTAAAGCTTATGCGGAAGGAACAGAGACTGGAAAAAAAGTGTTCATTGATTTTTATGCTGATTGGTGTACAAACTGTAAAACGTTTGAGGAACTTACTCAAAACGATTCCGCTTTGAACGATGCTTTGCAAGGTGCTGTTCTTTTAAAAATCAAAGACCAAGATCCTATTTTTGAAATGTATGCAAACGATTCTCGTTTTGAGGAATTAAAAATAGGCCTCCCGTTTTTTGTGATCTTAGACGCCGATGGAAATCTTTTATATAAAAACACGGATTATCAAGACACTTCTACTATGATTCAAATCTTAAAACAACTTTAA
- the purL gene encoding phosphoribosylformylglycinamidine synthase subunit PurL — MEKDAVSLEDALDHGLTKEEFQKIQEILERVPNSTELGIFSAMWSEHCSYKNSILKLKTLPTTSDKLLAKAGEENAGAMDIGDGLAVVFKIESHNHPTAVEPYQGAATGVGGIMRDIFTMGARPIVSLNSLRFGNPDEPRNKYLLSRAVKGIGDYGNSLGIAVSGGELFIDECFSKNPLVNAMTVGIVRHDQMASATTGGQVGNSVYIVGATTGRDGIHGASFASKDLSKESESKRSAVQVGDPFMEKLLMEASLEAIQKGLLVGIQDMGAAGISCATSEMSAKGKTGMRIDLDLVPFRETGMNAYEAMLSESQERMLVVPKKGKETELVSIFEKWNLNAVKIGEVTADGMIEVYMGGELKAKIPAESLVLGGGAPRYERETKRPSYLDMVKTWKPDGISDATKGANSKEILLKILSSWNVCSRKPITEQYDSEVGLVKLIGPGLDGGLSAIPDTNKALATATDCNSRYTYLDPYKGAEFAVCEAARNVYVTGATPYGVTNNLNFANPYIPENYYMFSECIRGMGDACRFLGLPVTGGNVSFYNESPEGPIFPTPTIGMVGILQDKKKVIFNFPKEVGIELAVLGNFRPSLGGSEYLKKIHGQVNGSIPELDIKEELELCKLVLSLNENGILKSARDLSLGGIAVALSKTVLFSGLGIESDLTALRRNRLDLTLFGESSTTVLIGFESLSKEEIRRQTEACGLKFYPIGKTNSSGVLEIKDAEIKISIQELSESYEKGLEAVFAL, encoded by the coding sequence ATGGAAAAAGATGCCGTTTCCTTAGAAGACGCCCTGGATCACGGGCTTACCAAAGAAGAATTTCAAAAGATTCAGGAAATTTTAGAAAGAGTTCCAAATTCTACCGAACTAGGAATTTTTTCCGCTATGTGGTCGGAACATTGCTCTTATAAAAACTCGATTCTAAAATTAAAAACTCTTCCGACAACCTCGGATAAATTACTTGCAAAAGCAGGAGAAGAAAACGCTGGGGCGATGGATATAGGCGACGGTTTAGCAGTGGTTTTCAAAATAGAAAGTCATAATCATCCTACGGCTGTAGAACCGTATCAAGGAGCAGCGACCGGTGTAGGTGGAATTATGAGGGATATTTTTACGATGGGTGCTCGTCCGATTGTATCTCTAAATTCACTTCGTTTTGGAAATCCAGATGAACCTAGAAATAAATATCTACTTTCCCGTGCGGTAAAAGGAATCGGAGACTATGGAAATTCACTTGGAATCGCAGTGTCGGGAGGAGAACTCTTTATAGATGAATGTTTTTCCAAAAATCCACTCGTAAACGCAATGACCGTTGGGATTGTGCGTCACGATCAGATGGCGAGTGCGACCACAGGTGGGCAAGTTGGTAACTCTGTTTACATCGTAGGAGCTACTACCGGAAGAGATGGAATTCACGGAGCTTCTTTTGCATCCAAGGATCTTTCTAAAGAATCCGAATCCAAACGATCTGCGGTGCAAGTAGGTGATCCATTTATGGAAAAACTATTGATGGAGGCAAGTTTAGAAGCGATTCAAAAAGGACTTCTTGTAGGAATCCAAGACATGGGTGCCGCCGGAATTTCTTGTGCCACTTCCGAAATGAGTGCCAAAGGAAAAACCGGAATGAGGATCGATCTAGATCTAGTCCCCTTTAGAGAAACCGGAATGAATGCATACGAAGCGATGTTATCCGAATCTCAAGAAAGAATGTTGGTTGTACCAAAAAAAGGAAAAGAAACGGAACTCGTATCTATATTCGAAAAATGGAATTTAAACGCGGTCAAGATCGGAGAAGTTACAGCGGACGGAATGATCGAAGTTTATATGGGCGGAGAACTAAAAGCTAAAATTCCCGCCGAATCACTTGTGTTAGGTGGCGGAGCTCCACGTTACGAAAGAGAAACTAAACGTCCTTCTTATTTAGATATGGTCAAAACTTGGAAACCGGATGGGATTTCCGACGCGACCAAGGGTGCAAATTCAAAAGAAATATTACTCAAAATCCTTTCCTCTTGGAACGTGTGTTCCAGGAAACCGATCACGGAACAATACGATAGCGAAGTCGGTTTAGTAAAACTCATCGGTCCCGGTTTGGACGGAGGACTTTCTGCTATTCCGGATACAAATAAGGCGCTTGCGACCGCAACCGATTGTAATTCTAGATATACGTATTTGGATCCTTATAAAGGCGCTGAGTTTGCGGTATGTGAGGCGGCTCGAAACGTGTATGTGACCGGTGCAACTCCTTACGGAGTGACCAATAATCTTAATTTCGCAAATCCTTATATTCCAGAAAATTATTATATGTTTTCTGAATGTATTCGAGGAATGGGGGACGCTTGCCGTTTTCTGGGACTTCCTGTGACGGGAGGCAACGTATCTTTTTACAACGAATCTCCGGAAGGTCCGATTTTTCCAACTCCTACCATTGGTATGGTGGGAATTTTACAAGATAAGAAAAAAGTTATATTCAATTTTCCGAAAGAAGTCGGGATTGAGCTTGCGGTTCTGGGGAATTTTCGCCCTTCTTTAGGAGGAAGTGAATACTTAAAAAAAATCCACGGTCAAGTCAACGGAAGTATTCCCGAGTTGGATATCAAAGAAGAATTAGAACTTTGTAAACTAGTGCTTTCCTTGAATGAAAATGGAATTTTAAAATCCGCGAGAGATCTTTCTTTGGGAGGAATTGCGGTAGCACTTTCTAAAACGGTCCTTTTTTCGGGCCTAGGAATCGAATCTGACCTAACGGCTCTTAGACGGAATCGATTGGATTTGACCCTTTTCGGAGAAAGTTCGACGACGGTTTTGATAGGATTTGAATCGCTATCGAAAGAGGAGATTCGTAGACAGACCGAAGCTTGCGGATTAAAGTTTTATCCGATAGGAAAAACAAATTCTTCCGGAGTTTTAGAAATTAAAGACGCCGAGATTAAAATTTCTATCCAAGAATTGAGCGAATCTTATGAAAAAGGTTTAGAGGCGGTTTTCGCATTATAA